The nucleotide window GATCATCCTCGCCCTCGTCATCGCGGGCGGGGTTTTGGTGTGGCCGCGTGTCGAAGACGTTTTCCTGACCTCCCCCTACCTCAACGGCACGATCGGCGTGGTCTTCGTGGTCGGTGTCTGCGCCACATTCTTCCAGGTTATCCAGCTTTTCTCCTCGGTCGCGTGGATCGAGGAGGTCGCGGGCGCGGGTCAGGCCGACAACCTTGATACGCCGCCGCGCTTGCTGGCCGCCATGACCGGGGTGGCGCGGATGCGCGGCAGCCGGATGCAGATCACGCCTGCCTCCGCCAAGTCGGTTCTGGATTCCGTGGGCACCCGGATGGAGGAAAGCCGCGATATCACGCGGTATATTGCCAACCTTCTGATTTTCCTTGGCCTTCTGGGCACCTTCTTTGGCCTCGCCACAACGGTTCCCGCGGTGGTGGAGACGATCCGTTCCCTGCAACCCACCGAAGGGGAGGAGGGGCTGGCCGTATTCGGGCGGCTGATGGATGGGTTGGACGACCAGTTGGGCGGCATGGGGACGGCCTTCGCCTCCTCCCTGCTGGGGCTTGCCGGATCGCTGATCGTGGGGCTGTTGGAGCTTTACGCGGGCCACGGCCAGAACCGGTTCTACCGGGAACTGGAGGAGTGGCTGGCCTCGATCACCCGTGTCTCGTTCTCGGGCGACGGGGACGGGGCCATCGACAAGGCGGCGATTGCCACAGTGCTCGACCACATGGTCGACCAGATGGACACGTTGCAAAGCCTGTTCGCACAATCCGAGACCCGCCGCGCGGCCACGGAACAGCGCATGCTGTCGCTCTCGCAATCGGTGGAGGCGCTGACCGAGCGGCTGGGACCGGGACAGGCGGAGGTCACGGAACGCTTGGCCCGCGCGCAGGATCGCCTGGCTTCCGCGCTTGACGGGATGGCGGCCGAACAGGGGCTGGACGACGAAAGCCGCAACAGGCTCCGGTCGATCGACGTGCAATTGTTCAAACTGGCCGAGGAATTGGGCACCACCCGCGATGCGGAGGTCATGGGTTTGCGCGGGGACATGGCGCAACTGACCGAAGCGTTGCAGGCCCTGACCCAGGCCGCCCGCGCGCCCGCCGCGGCCCGCGCCAGTCGGCGCCCGACGGACAGCTAGAGATGGCCTTTCACCGCGGCGCATCCAATCGCATGTCCGGGGCCATCTGGCCCGGCTTCGTGGACGCGATCACGGCGCTCTTGATGGTGATGATCTTCGTGCTGACCATTTTCATGGTCATGCAATACGTCCTGTCGGAGGAGATCAGTACCCAGGACGATGAACTCAATTCCCTGACCGCGCAGGTCAATCAACTGGCTGAGGCCCTTGGCCTTGAGGAGGCGCGCGCCGGACAATTGGAGAACCGCGTGGCGACGCTGACCGGGTCGCTTGCGGATGCGGAAAACCGGGCGCAGGCGCAGGCCGCCCTTGTCGCGTCCCTGACCGCGGAGGCGGAGGCGCAATCGGCGCGCATCGTCGCGTTCGAGGAGCAGGTGGCGGGCCTTCTGGCGCAGAACGCGGAATTGGAGACGGGACGCGCGGCGACCGAGGCGGAATTGGCCGAGGCGATGACGGAAGCGGAAGCCCTGAACCTCGCTTTGGCCACCGCGCGGGAAGAGATTGACGAGACCGCCGAAGCCGCACGTCTGGCCGCCGCAAGGCGCGAAGCGTTGGAGGCATTGATCGCTGATTTGCAGGCGCAGGCCGAAGAGCGCGACGGGTCCCTGTCGGAGGCGCTGGCCGCCCTTGCCGGGGCCGAGACGCGCAACGCGCAACTGGCCGGAACGCTCGTGGATCGGGACCGCTCCCTTTCAGCGGCGCTCGCGGCCCTGGCCAGTGGGGACGAGCGGGCGGAAGAGCTTTTGGCCCAATTGCAATCGGTCGAAAGCGAACTGGGCGAGGCGGAGGCCGCGCGCCTGGCGGAACTGGCCGCCGCGGAGGCCCTGCGCGAACGCCTTGCCGGACTGGAAAACCAACTGACCGAGGAGGAGGCCGCGCGCCTGGCGCAGGCCGCCACGGCAGAGGCCCTCCGCGCCCGGATCGGCGAATTGCAGACCGATCTGGATGCAGAGGAGGCGGCGCGCCTGGCCGAGGCGGCAGCGGCTGCGGCCTTGCGCGCGCAACTGGATGCGTCCGCCGCGGCGCTGTCCGAGGAAGAGGCCGCGCGCCTGGCCGAGGCGGCAGCGGCGGAAGCCCTGCGCGCCCGCCTGGAAAATGCACATGCGGAACTGACCGCCATGTCCCTCGCGCTCGAAGAACAGCGCGCACGGGCGGAGGAGACGTTAACCCTATTGGCCGCGGCGGAGGCGGCGCGTGACGATCTGGCGACGCGACTTGCCGGCGCGTTGGCCCGTGCCGAAGACGGTCAGGGGGAGGCCGCGACGCTGGCCGATGCGGTCGCCGCGGCGGAGCTGGAATTGGCGCGCGCCGAGGCAGCCCTGACGGCCCAAAGTGCCGACATGACAGACTTGGAGCGGCAATTGGCCCTTGCCCTGTCGCGCCTGGAAAGTGCGGAGGCCGGCGCCGCGGCGCGGTTGGCGGAGCTCGAAGCGCGGATCGCGGCGGCGGAGGCGCAGGCCAGCGAAGCCGAGGCGGAAGCAGCGGAAACGGCCGGGGACCTCACCACGCTCGAAGCGCAACTGGCCGAGGCGTTGGCCGCACGGCAGAGCACCGATGCAGAACTCGCCGACGCGCTCAGCGCCGCAGAAATCCGCGAAACGCTGCTGGCGCAAGCCAACCGCGAGTTGGAAGCCGCACAGGCTGCATCCGCCGAAGGGGCGCAGCAGGTCGCGCTTCTCAACCAACAGGTCGCCGCCCTGCGCGCACAATTGGGATCGCTTCAGGCGCTTCTGGATGTGTCGGAGAACCGGGACGAGGAAGCCCAGGTGCAGATCGAGGCGCTGGGATCGCGGCTGAACACGGCACTGGCGCAACTGGCCGCAGAGGAACGCGCGCGGGCGCAGCTGGAAGCGGCGGAGGCGGAACGGCTGGCCGCCGAGGCGCAGGAACTGGAACGCTACCGGTCCGAATTCTTCGGGCGTTTGCGGGAGCTCCTGGAAGGGCGCGAGGGGGTACGGATCGAAGGGGATCGCTTCGTCTTCTCATCCGAGGTGTTGTTTGAGGTCGGCTCCGCCGATCTGGCGCCGGAAGGGCTGGAGCAGATCGAGAACGTGGCGAACCTGCTTCTGGACATCGCCGATGACATTCCCGAGGCGATCGACTGGATCATCCGGGTCGACGGCCACACCGACGACCAGCAACTGCGCGAAGGGGCGCAATTCGCCAACAATTGGGAGCTGAGCCAGGCCCGCGCCTTATCGGTGGTGCTTTACATGTCTGAGCAATTGGGCATTCCGCCGTCGCGGCTGGCGGCGACGGGGTTCGGGGAACATCGGCCTATCGCGTCCAACGCGACCGCCGAAGGGCAGGCGGCGAACCGGCGGATCGAGCTGAAGCTGACAGAACGCTAGCGCAGGTCCACCGCTATCTCGGCGCTGTCGATTGGCGTATCCTCTCGGATCAGCGTGACCGTTCCGTGATACGTGCCGGGCGCGACGGGTCCGTTCAGGCGTCGCCCCGATGCGCGGAAAAGCTCGGCCTGCGTCCGCTCAAGCACGGCCTCCGCCGCATGGAACTCGGACCCGTCGGGTCCCGCGATGTGGAATTCGATCCGGTCGACCACCCGCCCGCCATGGACGAACCCCCACAGGACAAGTGCATCGGCGTCGGTCGGAAGCGTGTCGGCACCTGCGGTGCCTGCGCGGATCGCGTCGAAACCTGGCACGGCATCGGCGAACCCGATACTGAGAATGCCGCCGGGGGGCATCCCGTCGATCCCGTCGGCCCAAAGGCTTGGCGCATCCTGACCACATGTGTGGGTTTCGGACGGGTCGAAGGGGTCGATATGGGCACCATCCCGGCGCACCGACAGGTGCAGGTGTGGGAACTCGGTATTGCCGGAAAACCCAATCGTTCCGATTGGTTGCCCCGCCGTGACCCGATCGCCTGCCGCCACGGTGACGGAGCCCTGGGCGAGGTGGCAGTACTGGGTCTGCCACCCGTCCCCGTGGTCGAGGACGACGCCATTGCCACAATCCTGCCCCTCGGGAAATCCGCCCTGACCGGTGTCGGGCACGCCGTTGCGAATGCCCAGAACCATGCCGTCCGCGGCGGCAAGTACGCGGATGTCGAGGTCCAGCGCTGCCATGTCGGGCAGGCGAATATCGGTGCCTTGGTGGCCGTCATAGGTCTGCGGGCCGCATCTGTAATCCTGCGCACCCTCGCCTGGATCCCGGTCCATGGCCTGCTGCAACATGCAGGTCTCCCCCAACATGCAATCAACGGGAAAGATGAGGGACAGCGCATCCTGCGCGGTGGCCTGTGTCGTGAAAAGTGCGGCGACGGGAAGCGCAAGGGGCCGCCGGAAATGTGGCATCCGCCACGGAAAAGGGCCGGCAGCTTTCGCCACCGGCCCTGTCCCATTCTGGTGCGCGCGGATCAATCCGCCGTCAGAAGCGGCGGCTTCTTCTTCGACGAAAGCCGGGGGCTGCCCGGTTCTTCCATGCGCAAGTCGATCTCGCCATCCTTGACGCCGACCTTGACGTTGCCGCCCTTGGCGAGCTTGCCGAAGAGGAGCTCTTCCGCCAGGGGCTTCTTGATGTGCTCCTGGATCACGCGGCCGAGCGGGCGTGCGCCCATCCGGTCGTCATAGCCCTTGTCGGCCAGCCACTCGGCGGCGGGCTTGGTCAGCTCGATCGTGACGTTGCGATCCATCAGCTGTGCTTCCAACTGGAGGACGAACTTCTCGACCACTTGCAGGATCACATCCTTGGGCAGCGCGCCGAAGGAGATGACCGCATCCAGACGGTTGCGGAATTCCGGCGTGAACGTGCGTTCGATGGCGGCGGTATCTTCGCCCTCGCGCCGGTCACGGCCAAAGCCGATGGCCGCCTTGGCTTGTTCCGCCGCACCCGCATTCGAGGTCATGATGAGGACCACGTTGCGGAAATCGACGGAGCGCCCGTTATGGTCGGTCAGCGTGCCGTGATCCATGACCTGCAACAGGATATTGAACACATCCGGATGCGCCTTCTCGATCTCGTCGAGCAGCAGCACGCAATGTGGATGCTGGTCGACGCCATCGGTCAGAAGGCCGCCCTGGTCAAAACCGACATAGCCCGGAGGCGCACCGATCAAGCGGGATACGGCGTGTTTCTCCATGTATTCGGACATGTCGAAGCGCAGCATTTCCACACCCAGAACATCGGCCAATTGCTTGGCCACCTCGGTCTTGCCAACGCCGGTGGGACCCGCGAACAGGTAGTTCCCGATGGGCTTTTCCGGCTCCCGCAGGCCCGCACGGGCGAGCTTGATGGCCGATGACAGCGCCTCGATCGCTTTGTCCTGACCGAAGACGACCCGCTTGAGAGAGACTTCGAGGTCTTTGAGAACCTCCGCATCGTCCTTGGAGACGTTCTTGGGCGGGATGCGGGCGATCTTGGCCACGACATCTTCGATTTCCTTGGCACCGATGGTCTTGCGGCGCTTGGATTCCGCAACAAGGTGCTGCGCCGCCCCGGCCTCGTCGATGACGTCGATGGCCTTGTCGGGAAGCTTGCGGTCATTGATGTAGCGGCTGGACAATTCCACGGCCGTCTTGATCGCATCGGCGGTGTATTTGACGGAGTGATGCTCCTCGAAATAGGGCTTGAGGCCCTTGAGGATCTTCACGGCGTCTTCCACCGAAGGCTCCGTCACGTCGATCTTCTGGAACCGGCGGGACAGCGCGCGGTCCTTCTCGAAGTGCTGACGGTATTCCTTGTAGGTGGTCGACCCCATGCAGCGCAGACCGCCGCCCTGAAGCGCGGGCTTCAGGAGATTGGAGGCATCCATCGCCCCGCCGGAGGTCGCACCGGCCCCGATGACGGTGTGGATTTCGTCGATGAACAGAACCGCATCGGGGTGGTCTTCAAGCTCCTTCACCACGGCCTTCAACCGCTCCTCGAAATCGCCGCGATAGCGGGTCCCGGCAAGCAGCGCGCCCATGTCGAGCGAATAGATCGTGGCGCCCT belongs to Hasllibacter sp. MH4015 and includes:
- a CDS encoding biopolymer transporter ExbB; translation: MASSREGAGALRFTRPTQQIVLMVIILALVIAGGVLVWPRVEDVFLTSPYLNGTIGVVFVVGVCATFFQVIQLFSSVAWIEEVAGAGQADNLDTPPRLLAAMTGVARMRGSRMQITPASAKSVLDSVGTRMEESRDITRYIANLLIFLGLLGTFFGLATTVPAVVETIRSLQPTEGEEGLAVFGRLMDGLDDQLGGMGTAFASSLLGLAGSLIVGLLELYAGHGQNRFYRELEEWLASITRVSFSGDGDGAIDKAAIATVLDHMVDQMDTLQSLFAQSETRRAATEQRMLSLSQSVEALTERLGPGQAEVTERLARAQDRLASALDGMAAEQGLDDESRNRLRSIDVQLFKLAEELGTTRDAEVMGLRGDMAQLTEALQALTQAARAPAAARASRRPTDS
- a CDS encoding peptidoglycan -binding protein; amino-acid sequence: MAFHRGASNRMSGAIWPGFVDAITALLMVMIFVLTIFMVMQYVLSEEISTQDDELNSLTAQVNQLAEALGLEEARAGQLENRVATLTGSLADAENRAQAQAALVASLTAEAEAQSARIVAFEEQVAGLLAQNAELETGRAATEAELAEAMTEAEALNLALATAREEIDETAEAARLAAARREALEALIADLQAQAEERDGSLSEALAALAGAETRNAQLAGTLVDRDRSLSAALAALASGDERAEELLAQLQSVESELGEAEAARLAELAAAEALRERLAGLENQLTEEEAARLAQAATAEALRARIGELQTDLDAEEAARLAEAAAAAALRAQLDASAAALSEEEAARLAEAAAAEALRARLENAHAELTAMSLALEEQRARAEETLTLLAAAEAARDDLATRLAGALARAEDGQGEAATLADAVAAAELELARAEAALTAQSADMTDLERQLALALSRLESAEAGAAARLAELEARIAAAEAQASEAEAEAAETAGDLTTLEAQLAEALAARQSTDAELADALSAAEIRETLLAQANRELEAAQAASAEGAQQVALLNQQVAALRAQLGSLQALLDVSENRDEEAQVQIEALGSRLNTALAQLAAEERARAQLEAAEAERLAAEAQELERYRSEFFGRLRELLEGREGVRIEGDRFVFSSEVLFEVGSADLAPEGLEQIENVANLLLDIADDIPEAIDWIIRVDGHTDDQQLREGAQFANNWELSQARALSVVLYMSEQLGIPPSRLAATGFGEHRPIASNATAEGQAANRRIELKLTER
- a CDS encoding M23 family metallopeptidase yields the protein MPHFRRPLALPVAALFTTQATAQDALSLIFPVDCMLGETCMLQQAMDRDPGEGAQDYRCGPQTYDGHQGTDIRLPDMAALDLDIRVLAAADGMVLGIRNGVPDTGQGGFPEGQDCGNGVVLDHGDGWQTQYCHLAQGSVTVAAGDRVTAGQPIGTIGFSGNTEFPHLHLSVRRDGAHIDPFDPSETHTCGQDAPSLWADGIDGMPPGGILSIGFADAVPGFDAIRAGTAGADTLPTDADALVLWGFVHGGRVVDRIEFHIAGPDGSEFHAAEAVLERTQAELFRASGRRLNGPVAPGTYHGTVTLIREDTPIDSAEIAVDLR
- the clpA gene encoding ATP-dependent Clp protease ATP-binding subunit ClpA produces the protein MPSFSTTLEQAIHAALANANARRHELATLEHLLLALIDEPDAQKVMKACSVDIEVLRETLVRFISDDLSTLETDVEGSEAVPTAAFQRVIQRAAIHVQSSGRTEVTGANVLVAIFAERESNAAYFLQEQDMTRYDAVNFIAHGVAKDPSYGEARSVSGADEEEAEAAAMQSADTGEEEKESTLAKYCVDLNAKATKGDVDPLIGRNHEVERCIQVLCRRRKNNPLLVGDPGVGKTAIAEGLAKKIVEGETPEVLQGATIYSLDMGALLAGTRYRGDFEERLKAVVKELEDHPDAVLFIDEIHTVIGAGATSGGAMDASNLLKPALQGGGLRCMGSTTYKEYRQHFEKDRALSRRFQKIDVTEPSVEDAVKILKGLKPYFEEHHSVKYTADAIKTAVELSSRYINDRKLPDKAIDVIDEAGAAQHLVAESKRRKTIGAKEIEDVVAKIARIPPKNVSKDDAEVLKDLEVSLKRVVFGQDKAIEALSSAIKLARAGLREPEKPIGNYLFAGPTGVGKTEVAKQLADVLGVEMLRFDMSEYMEKHAVSRLIGAPPGYVGFDQGGLLTDGVDQHPHCVLLLDEIEKAHPDVFNILLQVMDHGTLTDHNGRSVDFRNVVLIMTSNAGAAEQAKAAIGFGRDRREGEDTAAIERTFTPEFRNRLDAVISFGALPKDVILQVVEKFVLQLEAQLMDRNVTIELTKPAAEWLADKGYDDRMGARPLGRVIQEHIKKPLAEELLFGKLAKGGNVKVGVKDGEIDLRMEEPGSPRLSSKKKPPLLTAD